From the Orcinus orca chromosome 7, mOrcOrc1.1, whole genome shotgun sequence genome, the window tcttaGATGAAGATTGAAACATATATCTCAAGATATAGATGTATTGTAAGACTCCAGGCACCTTCTATAAATCttatttactgaacattttgGGAGTATTTACTTGCAACTTTTTCTATGCATTGTTTTGTAAGCAAGTAAATAGTGTAAAACAAAGAACTGGGGAATATGTGATGCTTACATTTAGTCTGCAGCGAAATGGATGTGTTTCATCGCTATACAATATGAGAAACACAGAGTGTGAGTGTGCGCATGTGCGCCTGCCTCAATCAatactatttaaaatatgaactaCAAGATCCCGCTCAatttataggaaaataaataaagccaaagaGACACTCTGTATCCCAGAGGGATTCTTTTCCCAAAGCAATCAGACATCAGGAGTTTTGGTCTGATAAAAATCAATGACTCTTTCAGGGCAGTAGATCTTTAGATGTGAGTCAGGGAAGGAGTACATAATGAGAGAGGAATTGGTGAGGAtagcaaatatgaaaaaaaatggataagaGAAACTGTAACATTGTCTCACTGTCATTAACCATGTCAGTGCCTGGGCTATAGCATAATTACGTAATTCCAGACATAGTAAATAGAaacagtttatttattatttgacttTGTGGGTAGATCATATGCCTTCCCTTATGTGTGTTTATCTGTGCCTGTGTTTCATGGCTCAAATGAATAgaaatcatctcattttttttagtAATAAGTTGTACCACGTACACATGGGTGCTTGACAAATATATCTAATTGTTTGAATTACAAGTTCAAAACATATTACTATCTAAtagaaatcacttttaaaatgggGGCAGGGCAGACTTTGGTTCCAACATTATCCCAGATCGTTTGACCTTCTATATATTGATCACTCTGTGCTTGCATTTACCCACACAGAAATATTCAGCAACCGAGCCCTTACGTGTATTTAGGAAACTATTTGCCCATAATCCCTTCAAAGTCTATATAAAcagtcaaataaatgaaaatataacttgTTTATTCTCATTTAGGATGGATTGTTATTTGAGTTGGAAGTAAGCCACTGTTTACAAGCTTActgaggaatattttaaaatacatttagttATCCTTACAATAATAGTCCTTGTAGAGCTCCCCTCTGGTATATTCTGAATTTCTCAAATATAAGTAATAAATTTAGATTATTCTGTTATGATCACCAGAAATGTTACATGACTTGCTGGTActattatatactttattttctccTGAACTATACTTtgcaagaattttaaaatctaagcTGATGTTATAAAATTAATCCTggacttttaaacattttaagcatttaaaacaatacaaaaatatctGGAAAGAAGGACAGAGTGATATTGGCTATGAAAGCAGTTAACCATTGAGCCTTTAAATTCAGACATTAGGTAACTATTACTACTGTTGGAGCGGAGTTTAAAACATCCCATTTGAGCTATTGTGCACATACCTAAATGGAATTTGGCAGGTGGGTAAAAGATGTATTGATTCCTGTTTGGGGTATTGCTATAGACTTACTTCTTCAACAGGCTTTCAAACTAGATTTGAGTCTTCCAGAACAAACTGAACCCTGGAATCCTTTCCTGGCATTGCAGCCCCCAAAGTGACAAGTCTAATAAGCCAGGGCTAAGGAAGGCTATAAACTGCATGCGAAACAGCTGTTGTGTGCTCTTGCAGAagctcaaagggaaaaaaaatgctttgaggGAGAAAAATTGGCTGTTAATTAATCTTCGAACACCCAAAAAGTTTCTATAAACAACAATGCATATTAGTCTAAATGTATATGGACTTAGAGGAATCATTTGTTGATTATGTGCTCCCCGATTCACTGGGCTTTCCTTTCATTGCTTCGTCCAGTGACAACACAGAGATCTGGGATATTTAAGGCACTGGTTAGATGATGTGTGATCTGTCAGCATAGAAACTGCTGTCTACCTAGACCTGGCTAGGTGTCTGAAattttgctttggctattgtaaataacgtcCCAAATTGAGGAGCACTTGACTTTAGCGGGAGGGTGTTTCCTACCTGAAGGACCAAGATTGGAATGACAAAATATATTCTAAGATACCTATTGAAATGAGCtaagaaacatcttaagagacaaggaaatattaaacaaattaatTCAATAGAATCACTGAATAGGAGTATCCTTTTATAGATAGAATCTATCCTCCTCATTTTAGGGCTGATGCCACTCAGTTATTTAGAGACCAGAACCAAACTTTGTTACATCATAGGCCAGTATGCTTTTTCCTCCCTCACTCAGAATTAGTGTAAGAAGACACAGTAACAGACTGGCCCAGGATCCAATGAGAAGCCAGCATGGCTTGAAAATCAGAAAACAGGCACAGGGAGCCTTAGACTTAATACAGTAGTGTGACCTTTATGCTTAGACTCCCTCAAGCAGACTTGAAGGTGTTCAACGCTCATGTCCTTATACATTTTCAGAGAAAGTGGGAAGATTCATAacaacaatcttaagaaagataACATTTAGTAACAACTGGCTAAGCTACTTATGTAGAGGCCACCCAATTAGGCTCAGAGGCATCAGTGGCTATCTGCACAGCCTGAGAGGGGTTACAACCCTGCTAATCCACTTGCTGTGTCTCACAAAAACCTCTCCCTGTTTCTGCTGTATTTCCAGAAGGGTTTCAGGAAGTATCAGATGCCTCCCCATGGATCACATGCCAGATACAGCAAGCTTTTACAGgaagccatctctctctctctctccccctctctctccccctctctctcctctctctctctctccctctctctctctctcctatctctctctctctccctctctctctctctctctcctctctctctctctctctctcccccctctctcctctctctcctctctctctctctctctcaggactTCCCACTAATTACTGACCACATGGTGGACTTAAGTGTGGGATGATAAAATCTGCCTGTTTGCATCTATCCCTCTCAATTCCCAGTCTCTTAAGGCTGACATTGTTTTCTTATATGAAACCCAGAAAGTGACTTTTAAAACTTACTTTCCTTGTAGCACATCTGCGGGAAAGGATCAACGTGCCATAAACTCTAGGCAGGATTTAAAAGTTTCATTTAATGCATTTGTtatgatcaggaaaaaaagacagtCAAAGGCAGAGTGAGACAGGGAGTGGTGTAGGGCCTGAGAAAGTGGTTGCCGTGTGGCCACTGGGGAACAGGGAATGTAAAAAGCTTCTTGCACACATCGCCTCATCTATAAAAACCAGAACCACTTGGCATCTGTCTAAGTAACAAATGGATCTAAGGGCTGTTGAGAAGAGTTGCCAGGAAATGGTCCCCAGGGCTATGATATTTTCAGATCATGTGCATTTCCCTATAATGCATAGTTCATGGATTACAGAACTCTGTTCACGTGTCTTTTCTATCTAAGGACTAAATTTTGCAGGTTATGATTTGTCTGACTATCACAGTTTCTGGTGGTAAGAGAATAAATCTGGATAGTTGAGATAAGGAGAAACTGTAAATTTTGCTTTCGAGGTACAGGGAAGAGGAAAGCAGTGTGAAGAAGTATTAAGAGGAAAAAGGATGGAGAGTGATCATAGTGATAGTGGAGATAAAGAGTATTAGTAGAGGAAAGAGTAGTAGGGGCCTTGGGCAAGCCCCTCTCTCAACTTTCAGGAATTTGGCTTTAAATGGAAACCTCTGTTCTATATGAACAAATACAAATTGACCTGTAGGTTTGAGAGCTTTCTGTGTCTGACATTCACTGTAAGCAGGTACCTAGTACTCAGCAGACCACAATGTAAGATTCCTACACACACACTCTAGCTGATTGGTTTTTGATCCCAAATCAGTTTCCACTACAGCACTGTGGGCTAATAAATCTGTGGGAAGAAGAGACCCTCAGCAAGACATCACagccacaaaaaccaaaaactaaaacaaaaccaaaaaactgagtttaattttaaaagtctggtTTGTCCTTGAGTGAACTGGTTGTtctgctttgtttctttctttgaaatatgGAGGCCACAGAAACTGTCTACAAAATAAGAAGTCTCCATTCCCTATCTTActcattaaaaaagtaaactgCTTTCCACGACTCACTCTTGACTACACGTTGACCCTGCTCCCCTGCCTAGACAGAAGTAAACAAGCAAATGCTTACCTGCTGAAAATACAGGAACAATAGGCAAAACTTCAACATCCTTGCTTTTGCAAGCCTGATATCTATTAAAAACCATTCTAGGTCATAATTCCTGACAAGATTTACTTTGGGAGTGGAACAGACACTTTATAGCAGACAGGATGTCAAAGGACACTCAAACCTTTCGATCCCAACCCTTGAGTCACTGACATTGTTTATACCAGTTGTGCCTCTTCCCAATTAAATGGGACACTtcgttgcttttttaaaaaattttagtccATCTTATATCTGCTATTGTGAAGCCTTTAATTGCTATAGCATAGTAGAGGATTCTTtatattcttgaaaatatttaggATCCTACCCCAGGTGTAAAAATAAACTGCTCAAAACCTCTTGTCAAGTTTAAGCTTGAAGCTACTGTATCCTTTGGGTTATTTTCACATGCACGGTTTTCCAGGCTCTTCTTTCCAGATTCCCTTCAATTTCTGAGCCCAAAGACCATCTGTAGCTCCCTCCAGCCCAACTTTCCCAGTTTCCCAGTTTTAACACACATCTCCTATATTCAGGACCTCGGCTAACTCCTCTGAACCTTTTTGCCCGGCCTGGGGCTGATAACCCAGGCCGGGTTTCTCTTTTAATACCGCCCTTTAGCTAGAAACGTAATATGGCAAAGACAATGCATGTCTTGTTTTAGTAACAATGGTTTACCCCAGGGAGAATTAGCGTCACTATGTACTTTAGGACCTACTTTtcttcggtttttttttttttttttttttttttttttgatcagcaTCCTGACGCCGTCTTGCTGACGTTGGTCAGGGGAAAGATGCCCTCCCTGAAGGCTGGACAAGCCGTCTCTTCCTTTCATTAGCGGTGTAACCCTGTGTTCCCACCGGAGCCCTGCACGGAAGTGTCATCTTCCCGCGGGGGCCTCCCGTCGTCTCGCCTGGCTCAGAGAGCTGAgcctaaatgaaatataaaatattaactgtaaaggaaaacaaaggatgCTGCCTCCAAGAGGGCTCCTGTGCCTGCGGCTTGGCCATGTCTCACTCGTCCCTGGGCCTCTCTGTCTCGCTCCCACCCTCGTCCCTGCGTAGGATCCACGAGTTGAATCGCAGCTCTCCAAAGAGAATTCCACCCCGAACCGGTAACCCGAGTCCTCACCGTCGCCCGTTCCCTTCTGCCGGGAGCGCAGAATGACCACCAGGAGGCCAGGAACAAAACACTTAAATGTTGCATTTATTAAGGAAATGTTAAataagggggggggggggagtcaaAACGGTGTCACGAATGTCAAGAGCACTTTTGTGGCATAAACCGTGCAGTCACGAGCTCGGAGTTCTATTCCGAGTCTTTGTCCCGGGGCCAGCTGGagggccagcccctccccccgccccccaaagaCCCAGTTGGAAATGCATGAAAAGAAACAACTCACCCCATTCacaggctcccctccccccaccccttctcccaaCACAAAACTCTAACCCCCAGGCAGGCAAACAGGCCACTAGGGCGGAAAAAGACTTATCAAATATTTGTATTCAAGCAAACAAACACAAGATCCCTTAAAACGGCACGTTACAATCAATCAAAGGTATTTATCGCCCTTCCTGCCAGGGCTGAGAGGAGCGGGAGGGAACGGGCGCGAAGCCGGACACGGATTTGTGTGTCCCCGTTAGTTCGGTTAAGTGGAGTATACGCGGGTCACTTTTCCAGTCACCAGGCAAGCGGTGCCGTTGGTCTCTCCCTGCCCGCCCTCTCCACCTGCCCCCAGAGCTTGGCCCACCTGCGGGTGGAAAGGGGCCTTGGCCCGGCCGGTGTCCCCGCATCCCGCGCCAGCGGCAGCTTCCAAAGTTCTGCGCCCCAATCGCCTTCTTCTTGCCACTTGCTGCTGGAGTCCAGAGTCAGGGCTCTCTTCTATAGCCAGGCCTGGGGACTTTCAGAGAGCCAGCGAGAAAGCGGGTCGCTTCATCCCGAAAAGCAGAAGTCGAGAGAAATAATTGACTCCGACAGGTTTGCTTCGCCCAGTCTCGGATGGTGAGGGGGCGCGGCCCGGCTGGTGAAGTGGGGAGGCATGGGGCGGCTGCCGCGGGGGCCGGGGGCCGGTCAGTAGGGCCCCACGACCACCGCCTCCACCTCCTTAGACGGTCTCCGGTCCTTCACTAGGAAGTTGATCATGCCCTCGGACTTGATGAGGAGGTTGCAGCCAAGGAAGAAGATACCGAAGACCACGGTGAGCGAGAGCACGCACATGACGGCGATCTGCACCACTCGCATGATATACAGGCTACGTTCGTCCGGGCCGCCCTCCGCGAAGCCGTCGTCGGTCACCACGGATGCCTGGGTGCAACAGCGCACGGCGCGCTCCAGCGCCTCACTGCTGTTGGCTAGGAACAGGCCGGCCACATCGGTCTGGTTGCCCAGCGCCGGATTCATCGCGGGAGCGGGCGGGCACCTCGGGAGGCGCGAGTCCGAGGGGTGGGAAGGCGGTGGCGCGGGAGAAACAGGTGAGCTGAGCGCTCACTTGGCGGACTTGCGCGCGCGGGGACAGCTCGCTCTCTCCAAAGTCCCCGGGGCCCTGGGAGTTTCCCCGGAGCCTTTCCGACGAGCGCCGCAGCCTTGCTGGTCTGCGCCGTCTGCTCCTGCCCGGGCGGCGCTCGTTCCCGGCGCTTGCTCGACTGGGGGCTCTTGGAACTTGGCGGGGCTGGGCCAGCGGGGCCGTGGGAGGTACGGACGGCGGCGGTAGGGCGGCTGCTCTGAGCGAACAGCGGCCCCTTCCGGCCGTGCCGCAGCTGTGCGCCCGCCGCCGTTGGGCGGTGTGGGAAGCAAAGGGGCGAACCTCTTCCTGCTTTTCTTGCTTCGCCTCTTTTCCAGCTCCAAAGGCTAGGCAGAGGTCACTGTAGTTTTCTGGGCTTGATGGATGATGGAAGCGTttcgggtgggggaggggttgcGACCAACTGAAAGTTTCCTAAGAACTGGGTCACACCAGCTCTGCGTGTCCTTTGCCTCCCGCCCCTTTCACCTCCGGGAGGTGGAAAGTGGCGATGAATCGCAGGTGGCAGATGGTGCTGGCGAATGCATGGACCCGCCGCCTGTGCCTGACTTTGTCTTGCATGCGACGTATGTCTAGTGGTGTAGGGGTGTATTTTTACAAAAGCAATgattttaggaagaaagaaagaaaagctgggagggaaggaaggagaggaagaaaaggagggagagaggaagcgATTGGAAGACAGAGTAAGCAGGCTTTATAGTGACTTTTGAGGCAAAGGAAAGGGAGTTAGGAGAAGGAGGGGTTCTTCCGTGGCCTTTGTGTGGAGGTGGTCTCCAGGAACAGGATCACCTCTCTGGTGAGGGAGGGGAAGGTGGACAGAATGGCTACCCTTGTAATCTCAATTGCAAATGAGTTTTTGGATGTGCTTCCAATGTTTTTCTCTGTTGGCAGTAAATCAGTTGTTTAAGGGAATTGCTCATCAACATCCATCACCTAGTACACTAGCCAAATGCTGGAAGCCCTCCCCATTTTCCGTAAGCTGATATATTTCACCTTAGTCATTTTAAACAAAGCTACATATGTAGTAGGGGCCTGATTGAGACTTCAGTCCGTTATGATTCTGCTTCTGGTTTCAGTGAAATGTTACGAACCTGTCGGATTGTTTCTTGAGCTCTAGAAGAATacttcaggtttttattttttaaatcctttctacttttttttcttccccctctcttcttcctctctgccttccttccttttttctttcaactgTGACAGCTGGAAACCAGTAACTTGAAACCCAGTCCAAATTTCTGATAGACTATATTTACTCAATTTCTATTAAAACAAAGTAGCTGTCTTGCCATTTTCAACTCTATTCTCAATTCCATTATATTTTCTTGTTAAACCCTCTGATTTTTGTCTCCCCAAACATTATTTACTCCATGTTCAAAGGtttccttaaatgttttcatAGTACTTCGTGACCACAATAAAACAGTGAACTGTATTTTACTGAAGAGTTTTCGACTTTTGGATGTTGATTGTATATCAGCCTCAATAAGTTTAGACCCTTCTAAAtagctgtttttgttttgaaggGATGTTTAATAGCTGAAGACCCAGGCTTCTGGGCCTCATCCTCAATTCACCTGGTTTATTGCTCTAGTTTCCCGTGGTTATAATAGCCTTGAAGAATGCTTCCACTCCCAACAATTTCTTCTTTGGACaaagttattatttattgattggaaaaaaaacatttaaatctcACTATACAGACTATCTTAGTTAATATGGGTGACACTTAACAGTAAAACATAATGcatatgtgaaaaaaattatagGAGATTTTAAGATAATATAAAGCAATACTACCATGAATGGTAGAGGCAAGTAgtagaaatttagaaaaacaaaaggtggagAATAGAGGTCCACTTCCAGGGATATTAACTTGCACAGGATTGTATGTTTAGTAGAAGTTGGGTACAGATGATTAGAGACAATAGCCCTATCTTTATGtgacaaaaacaaagagaattatAGTACATTTGTAAGGTCTGGTTACAAAAAGTTCCTAAAAGTGTTAATTGAATCATTTCAGAATTTGagtatatttattgatattaacAGTACTACTGTTTTAATCAGAAGTCATTGTTAAAAGGATCAAATTTTGGAGTCCAGTAGAGGTTTTATATCTTTAAACCTCTAGATTTGAGGAGTATgttcttaaaagaaataatgtaacACTCTGACTTTATTTTGTTTCAGCTTTACTCCCAACAGCCTCAAAGCTGTGGGTAAGATAGCGCTATTCCCATCAGCTAGTTCAgatctctcttttgttttctttactccCCCACACACGCCTGCTCCCACCAACCTGATTTTGTTGAATAAGATTGCTTGGAGTATTTAGATGGAAATTAACTATGAACCTAGTAGTACAAAACTTACATTTATCACTCACTTATTACTGGATTTAAGGGGGTACGGATGGCTAGAGCTTTTCTACAgagattgtttatttttctcttttatatttggaaaatttttctCTCAGCTTTACTCCAGTTATTAACCTATTTCCTAGAAAAATCTTAGAGATGTGGAAAAGAAATGTTGATAGAGAAAAACTTAATTTCTAGAAGAACAGATGGTGATGTGAAATGGGGTAATGTATTGATAACTCActtaaaataaaaggattttgATACATACAGTGACTCACTGTTATATTTATTTAACTAGTGACCTCTCCTACTTTATTGGAAAGAATGTTTGATTTCAAAAAAGTAAATACAGTACTCagcatttcacaatatacatgttacacaaggaaggaaacatttgtctattctttcccGAAAATATATCTATGACATAATAAATTCTATAAAGATACTCCAGGCTGTTATTGATGGGCATCTGTGATCAGTAGACATTGGATCTATAGTTTGAATAGTTTTGCTATAGGACCAGAAACTTTCAATATCAAAGGTCTTTTCCTTGaatctctctctgtgtatatcatgaaaatattaagtagacatttttaaaaagagaatatcaGATATATAAAGGATCTTTATAACTTTGAggcaagctttttaaaaaataaattactctaTATTACACAAGGTAAGTAGAAGTAAGAGTAAGCACTCATATTCATTCATAAAGGCAGACTCAGCACCTGGAACACAAGAAGAAAGCCAGAAATAAGCCAAATAGGTCATCAAACCACCAAAATAGATATCATGAAAGCCAAGTACCTAAGCTTGTATATTTTTCTCCTGAGGTTGATCCCTCAAATTCTCTCAAATCTATGCGTTTTTACTTCTCACACAGTTTtaactctctcttttttctctttttcttgatgacagGACATCAGTATCAACATGTGGGTTGGAGAGGAGAAAACAGCCAGAGGTAGGTGCTTTTACAGCCACAAGGAATGACAGCAACAACCAGAAGGAAAAACATTAAACAACATACACAAATTTTCTAAGAGTGTACAGTATTGGTTTGGGGACGTTAAATATAGAGACAGACATTCTTAGATGGTTAGGAGTCTAGAAAAATGTGTAAAGACATGCACTTTGAATCCTGCTGTCTTCACTTACTACCTATGTGATCTTGGAAAAGTTCCTTTACTTCTTTGTACCTCATttacttatctgtgaaatggggatgatatttCACAGGAGGTTGAAAAGATTGATCTAATCTATGGAAATATCTTAGaatagttattaaataaaatagttatcaAACAAAATAGTTACCAAATAAAAACATATTGCAATAGCTCCCAAGGAGGCATCAATTgtatagttctttaaaaaaaggctgaattttgttcaatattttctttttaagaaggcTGGAAAGTGAGtgatacattttagaaatatcgCCATATGTAGTGATTGACCTTGTTACGAAAAAAattgcaaggatgtggagaaattaaaatccttgtgagttgctggtgggaatgtgaaatggtgcagcctctgtggaaaatagtatggcggttcctcaaaaaattaaacatagaatttccatatgatccagccgtTTGATTTTAGGTATATTCCCCCCAAAATTGAAAGCAAGGGCttgaacaggtatttgtacatcaacgttcatagcaacattattcacagtagccaaaaggtggaaacaattcaaatgtccatcagtggatgaaaggATAAACGAGAtggtggtatatacatacaatggagtattatgcagccttaaaaagcaatacagttctgatacatgctctaacatggataaatcttgaagGCATtgcgctaagtgaaataagccagacacaaaaggacaaatattatatgattccatttatattaggatagtcaaattcatagagacagaaagtagaatactGGTTACCAGAGGCTAGGGAGAGGAggtaatggggagttattgtttaactgaaatgtacaaagtttcagttggggaagatgaaaaagttctgtagATAAATGATGGTGATGCTTGCAccacagtgtgaatgtacttaatggcactgaattgtacacttgaaaattgttaaaatggtaaattttatgttatgcataacacaataaaaattctaaatattttaattagatcTAACATAAATACTATATAAATTTCTGCAATTCAGAGAAGTTAGAAAATAACCCCCAGAAGTCATTATTCTTCTCCCCATAGCTCAAAGCCCTTAGAAATTTAGAgtattttcttcctgtcttttgcAATCGTTATTTTAACTTAGTCTTGACCATGCAGTAAATACagtttatatgttattttttccccttaaccCTATATTTTCCCatagcattaaaaaattattatatgcaCATTTTTAATGAGTGTATAGcacttcattattatttttttttttttttagcacttcaTTATTGAACATACCATTGTTTGTAAACCATTACTTTGTAGCAGGGCAGTTATGTTCCTCTCACATATTGTTATTGAATCAATTACACACAGAGAAGTTCTTGCTCATGTTTCTATATTTAGATTACATTGATAGGATAAATTTGCACAATTGAAATTTTTggtgaaaacaatatttttttaaaaaatacagcacaCAGCCAAATCGTTTGTAAAAACTGTATTACCAATCTTCACTCTCATTTGAAAAGCATACAGATACACATTTTATCACACCCTCTAGGTATTCTCAACTTCAGCTACTTTTAGAAACACCTaa encodes:
- the RPRM gene encoding protein reprimo, with protein sequence MNPALGNQTDVAGLFLANSSEALERAVRCCTQASVVTDDGFAEGGPDERSLYIMRVVQIAVMCVLSLTVVFGIFFLGCNLLIKSEGMINFLVKDRRPSKEVEAVVVGPY